Proteins from one Parvibaculum lavamentivorans DS-1 genomic window:
- a CDS encoding ParB/RepB/Spo0J family partition protein, with amino-acid sequence MELRHIPIDELRPAAINMRHGKRPPDIDDILPSIRARGILQPLLVRPVETEANAYEIVAGRRRYFSAKAVKEEQGEVEPLPCAVMEPGDDAAALEASLIENIARLDPDEMSQYECFARLTREGKSVADIAATFGLTELMVKRRLALGTLIAPIREAYRAEKIDAASIRHLTLASQAKQKEWWKLWKTDRSACPTGHRLKQWLFGGQSIATGAALFPLDTYEGEVVADLFGEEGYFADPDLFWRKQGEAIAAKADALREAGWSEVIVMEPGVRFPAWDYEKVSKKKGGKVYVEVSGRGEVGFHEGYLSRAEARRKARQEGASDDAAEVRAARPEVTKSMRNYIELHRHAAVRAELLDHPGIALRLMLAHAIAGSALWQVTPEPQKAASDAIAKSLAANVAECAFRGWQANIRALLGLPEERENLTAPHGDDAATVALFARLLMLNDEEIMNVLVTVMGETLQVGSAAVEALAVVLKRDMGPVWEPDETFFELLRDRGTINAMLADIAGKSVADQNVAEKASVQKQIIRDCLAGANGRAKVGTWLPRWMHVPARSYREDGAFPPAEAWDRVAGYFGKT; translated from the coding sequence ATGGAACTGCGTCACATCCCGATCGATGAACTGCGCCCCGCCGCGATCAATATGCGGCATGGCAAACGCCCGCCCGATATCGACGACATCCTGCCCTCGATCCGGGCGCGCGGCATCCTGCAGCCGTTGCTCGTACGCCCCGTCGAGACGGAAGCGAATGCCTATGAAATCGTCGCCGGACGGCGGCGTTATTTCTCGGCCAAGGCGGTGAAGGAAGAGCAGGGTGAGGTCGAACCCTTGCCCTGCGCCGTGATGGAGCCCGGCGACGATGCGGCCGCGCTCGAAGCCTCGCTGATCGAGAACATCGCCCGTCTCGATCCCGACGAGATGAGCCAGTATGAGTGTTTCGCGCGGCTCACCCGCGAGGGAAAATCCGTCGCCGACATCGCCGCGACCTTCGGCCTTACCGAGTTGATGGTGAAGCGCCGTCTCGCGCTCGGCACGCTGATCGCACCGATCCGCGAAGCCTATCGGGCGGAGAAGATCGATGCCGCATCGATCCGCCATCTGACGCTTGCCTCGCAGGCGAAGCAGAAGGAATGGTGGAAACTCTGGAAGACCGACCGGAGCGCCTGCCCGACGGGCCATCGGTTGAAGCAATGGCTCTTCGGCGGCCAGTCGATTGCGACCGGCGCGGCGCTCTTCCCGCTCGATACTTACGAAGGCGAGGTCGTCGCCGATCTTTTCGGCGAGGAAGGGTATTTCGCCGATCCCGACCTCTTCTGGCGCAAGCAGGGCGAGGCCATTGCGGCCAAGGCAGACGCGCTGCGCGAGGCGGGCTGGAGTGAGGTCATCGTCATGGAGCCCGGCGTCCGCTTCCCCGCATGGGACTACGAGAAGGTGTCGAAGAAAAAGGGCGGCAAGGTCTATGTCGAGGTCTCAGGCCGCGGCGAGGTCGGTTTCCACGAGGGCTATCTCTCCCGCGCGGAGGCGCGCCGCAAGGCGAGACAGGAGGGCGCGAGCGATGATGCGGCGGAGGTTCGCGCCGCCCGGCCCGAGGTGACCAAATCGATGCGCAACTATATCGAACTGCATCGCCATGCCGCCGTCCGTGCCGAACTGCTGGACCATCCCGGCATCGCGCTACGGCTGATGCTCGCCCATGCCATCGCCGGATCGGCGCTCTGGCAGGTGACGCCTGAGCCGCAGAAAGCGGCGTCCGACGCCATCGCGAAAAGCCTCGCGGCCAATGTCGCCGAATGTGCCTTCCGGGGCTGGCAGGCCAATATCCGGGCCTTGCTCGGTCTGCCGGAAGAGCGCGAAAACCTCACCGCGCCGCACGGCGACGACGCAGCAACCGTCGCCCTCTTCGCCAGGCTTCTGATGCTCAACGACGAGGAAATCATGAATGTGCTTGTCACCGTGATGGGCGAGACATTGCAGGTCGGGAGCGCGGCGGTCGAGGCGCTGGCGGTGGTGCTGAAGCGCGACATGGGCCCGGTCTGGGAGCCGGACGAGACCTTCTTCGAGCTGCTGCGCGACCGGGGCACGATCAATGCCATGCTGGCCGACATCGCCGGAAAAAGCGTCGCCGACCAGAATGTCGCCGAGAAGGCGTCGGTGCAGAAGCAGATCATTCGCGATTGTCTCGCGGGCGCGAATGGCCGCGCGAAGGTCGGCACATGGCTGCCGCGCTGGATGCATGTCCCGGCCCGGTCCTATCGCGAGGACGGAGCTTTCCCGCCCGCCGAGGCGTGGGATCGCGTCGCGGGATATTTCGGGAAGACCTGA
- a CDS encoding DNA -binding domain-containing protein: MSKPELNPEIADDVPWSETITDYDERHLIVYLRLLDAVAAGASDEAMSRTVLGIDPTREAERARNALASHLRRARWMSEKGYRHLLNAGAH; this comes from the coding sequence ATGTCCAAACCGGAACTCAATCCCGAGATCGCCGACGATGTCCCCTGGTCGGAGACCATCACCGACTATGACGAGCGTCATCTGATCGTCTATCTGCGATTGCTCGACGCGGTCGCGGCTGGAGCGTCGGATGAGGCGATGTCGAGGACCGTTCTGGGCATCGACCCCACGCGTGAGGCCGAAAGGGCACGCAACGCGTTGGCAAGCCATTTACGCCGCGCCAGATGGATGTCGGAAAAAGGCTACCGTCATCTCCTCAATGCCGGCGCGCACTGA
- the rlxS gene encoding relaxase/mobilization nuclease RlxS (I built this because a sul1 chimera in AMR looks like the C-terminus.): MQDDGFEPRLGRIGARAGKAERRYQQRVLKSAALAGGRRFGGASPGSGFHGNRIGRGAGIGRVLASRGTHAAFRARRVVVKSRIVKLKGQGLKAARLHLRYIQRDGVTREGQPGELYDAEHDRADGKAFLKRCDGDRHQFRFIVSAEDAAQYEELKGFTRRFMARMEEDLGTRLDWVAVDHYNTGHPHTHIMLRGKDERGQDLVIARDYLSTGMRERAAEIVTLDLGPRSDLEIEANLAREVEQERFTGLDRGLLKDADGEGCVRSGATVGDAFRQSLRAGRLQKLKRLGLAEEIATGTWKLAGDLEPALRRMGERGDIIKTLHREMTEKGLARVPSDYAVHETANGQERRVVGRLVTRGLSNELNDRHYLIVDGIDGRVHYVDIGGAETVDALPDGAIVAIRPKPVGQRTVDRTIAEVAAANNGRYDIEAHLRHDPTASRAFAETHIRRLEAMRRIAGLVEREPDGSWVIAPDHLERAASFERGQARSSPVIVETLSAWPLERQVTANGATWLDRELVAEKPEPLREAGFGGEVRDALAMRRRWLAGQELAREEQDRIVYRANMLGILRRRELLRVAEQLSGELGLPYAEAELGQKATGTYRRHVDLASGRFAVIERSREFTLVPWRPVLERHLGRQVAGVVREGRVSWTIGRRRGPGVS, translated from the coding sequence ATGCAGGACGACGGCTTCGAGCCACGTCTCGGCAGGATCGGGGCGCGCGCCGGAAAGGCCGAGCGGCGCTACCAGCAACGCGTGCTGAAATCGGCGGCGCTGGCGGGCGGACGCCGCTTCGGTGGAGCGTCGCCGGGCTCGGGCTTTCACGGCAATCGCATCGGCCGCGGCGCCGGCATCGGTCGCGTGCTCGCGTCGCGCGGAACCCATGCCGCCTTCCGCGCGCGGCGCGTGGTCGTCAAATCCCGCATCGTGAAGCTGAAGGGGCAGGGCCTGAAGGCGGCCCGTCTCCATCTCCGCTATATCCAGCGCGACGGCGTGACGCGCGAAGGGCAGCCGGGCGAGCTTTACGATGCCGAACACGACCGGGCGGACGGCAAGGCGTTTCTGAAACGCTGCGACGGCGACCGGCACCAGTTCCGCTTTATCGTTTCGGCCGAGGACGCCGCGCAATATGAGGAACTGAAGGGTTTCACGCGGCGCTTCATGGCCCGCATGGAGGAGGATCTGGGAACGCGTCTCGATTGGGTCGCGGTCGATCATTACAACACCGGCCATCCCCATACCCACATCATGCTCCGGGGCAAGGACGAGCGCGGACAGGACCTGGTCATCGCGCGGGATTATCTTTCGACGGGCATGCGCGAGCGCGCCGCCGAAATCGTCACCCTCGATCTCGGTCCCCGCAGCGATCTCGAGATCGAGGCGAACCTCGCGCGGGAGGTCGAACAGGAACGGTTCACGGGTCTCGACCGCGGCCTGTTGAAGGACGCGGACGGCGAAGGCTGTGTTCGGTCTGGGGCGACCGTCGGCGACGCCTTCCGGCAAAGCCTGCGGGCCGGGCGATTGCAGAAACTGAAACGGTTGGGACTGGCGGAGGAGATCGCCACCGGAACGTGGAAGCTTGCCGGGGACCTGGAACCGGCGCTCCGCCGCATGGGGGAGCGCGGCGACATCATCAAGACGCTTCACCGCGAAATGACGGAGAAGGGGCTCGCGCGGGTCCCCTCCGACTATGCGGTTCATGAAACCGCGAACGGGCAGGAGCGACGCGTCGTCGGGCGTCTTGTCACCAGAGGGCTGTCGAATGAACTCAACGACCGTCACTATTTGATCGTCGACGGGATCGACGGTCGTGTGCATTACGTCGATATCGGTGGGGCGGAGACGGTGGACGCGCTGCCGGACGGCGCCATCGTCGCGATCAGGCCGAAGCCGGTGGGACAGAGAACCGTCGACCGAACGATTGCGGAGGTCGCGGCGGCGAATAACGGGCGCTACGACATCGAGGCGCATCTCCGCCACGACCCAACCGCGTCACGCGCCTTCGCCGAAACCCATATCCGGCGGCTGGAAGCGATGCGGAGGATTGCCGGGCTGGTCGAGCGAGAGCCGGACGGAAGCTGGGTCATCGCGCCGGATCACTTGGAACGCGCCGCATCCTTCGAGCGCGGTCAGGCAAGATCGAGCCCGGTCATTGTCGAGACGCTTTCCGCCTGGCCGCTCGAGCGGCAGGTGACCGCCAATGGCGCGACCTGGCTTGACCGTGAGCTTGTGGCGGAAAAGCCGGAGCCCTTGCGCGAGGCGGGCTTCGGCGGGGAGGTGCGCGACGCGCTCGCGATGCGTCGGCGATGGCTGGCCGGGCAGGAACTGGCACGCGAGGAACAGGACCGGATCGTCTATCGCGCCAACATGCTCGGCATCCTGCGCCGGCGCGAGCTGCTGCGTGTAGCGGAACAGCTCTCGGGCGAGCTCGGTCTACCCTATGCCGAGGCAGAATTGGGGCAAAAGGCGACTGGCACCTATCGCCGGCATGTCGATCTCGCCAGCGGGCGTTTCGCGGTGATCGAAAGATCGCGCGAGTTCACGCTCGTACCCTGGCGGCCGGTGCTGGAGCGGCATCTCGGGAGGCAGGTCGCAGGGGTCGTCCGGGAAGGGAGGGTCTCGTGGACGATCGGGAGGCGGAGAGGGCCGGGGGTTTCATAG
- a CDS encoding exonuclease domain-containing protein has product MSFVFFDTETTGLRHGFDQIVHFAAIRTDADLNEIDRFEAHSRLLPHVVPHPFALYTNGLSIGRLTDDGLPSHYVMVQTIRRKLLSWSPSIFVGYNSIRFDEEMLRQAFFQTLHPAYLTSNHGNCRADALGLMTAAAALSPSCLLVPFGATGRPTFRLEQLASANGIEHTRAHDAMADVLATLGLCRCVYERSSELWQRFVRFSKKATVADFVDSEDAFILTEFFSNEAYHAPVVCLGRDPEQPNGRLCLRLDGDVGRFYTMSDEDLRVELARKPSPIRRFRINAAPTLTALYDARDQMLNGIDLDEVETRARRVKDDPTFCAHLISAYASIRGPHAPSRHVEEQIYDRFPGPDDEARMERFHKVGWREVLSIVQSFEDERLRCFGLRLVYFEHRSVLPEEIRLRVERELTDRLVEEESGGLTLRRALQETDALLGSDYTDTNGILADYRAYLVDRITRVSNFRHSIS; this is encoded by the coding sequence GTGAGTTTCGTCTTCTTCGATACAGAGACAACCGGCCTGAGGCACGGCTTCGATCAGATCGTTCATTTTGCTGCCATTCGGACCGACGCCGATCTCAATGAGATCGACCGATTTGAAGCGCATTCTCGACTTCTCCCACACGTGGTGCCTCACCCCTTTGCCCTGTACACAAACGGTCTTTCTATCGGGAGGCTTACCGATGATGGGCTTCCGTCACATTATGTCATGGTCCAAACCATCCGACGAAAGCTGTTGTCATGGTCTCCATCGATCTTCGTTGGATACAACTCGATTCGTTTTGACGAAGAAATGTTGAGACAAGCGTTCTTTCAGACACTCCATCCGGCCTACCTCACAAGCAATCATGGCAATTGCCGTGCTGATGCCCTGGGGCTGATGACAGCTGCAGCGGCGCTTTCTCCAAGCTGCTTGCTGGTTCCGTTTGGAGCAACGGGCCGCCCGACCTTTCGACTGGAGCAATTGGCGTCAGCGAACGGTATCGAACATACCAGAGCTCATGACGCGATGGCCGATGTCCTAGCCACGCTTGGACTATGTCGCTGCGTGTACGAGCGCTCATCAGAGCTCTGGCAGCGTTTCGTGCGATTTTCGAAGAAAGCGACAGTCGCTGATTTCGTTGACAGCGAGGATGCGTTCATTCTCACAGAATTTTTTAGCAATGAAGCTTATCATGCACCGGTCGTCTGCTTGGGCAGAGATCCTGAACAACCCAACGGTCGTCTATGCTTGAGGCTAGATGGCGACGTTGGTCGTTTCTACACGATGTCAGATGAGGATTTGCGGGTGGAGTTGGCTCGGAAGCCTAGCCCCATACGACGGTTTCGAATTAATGCCGCTCCGACTCTGACAGCGCTCTACGACGCGCGGGATCAGATGCTGAATGGTATCGATTTAGATGAGGTGGAAACTCGAGCTCGTCGAGTGAAAGACGATCCAACGTTCTGCGCCCATCTTATTTCGGCCTACGCCTCAATACGCGGACCACATGCGCCGTCCCGACATGTCGAAGAGCAAATTTATGACAGGTTTCCAGGACCGGACGACGAAGCTCGCATGGAAAGATTCCACAAGGTCGGCTGGCGAGAAGTGTTGTCCATCGTCCAGAGCTTTGAGGACGAGCGCCTCCGATGCTTCGGGCTCCGTCTTGTCTATTTCGAACATCGTTCTGTCTTGCCGGAAGAGATACGCCTCCGTGTGGAGCGCGAACTGACAGACCGACTTGTTGAGGAAGAAAGCGGTGGGTTGACACTTCGGCGGGCACTCCAAGAGACAGACGCTCTTCTGGGTAGCGACTACACCGACACGAACGGAATTCTTGCTGACTACAGAGCATACCTCGTCGATCGAATTACACGCGTGTCCAATTTTCGGCACAGCATTTCGTGA
- a CDS encoding DUF736 domain-containing protein, with amino-acid sequence MPAIGYVTKQSSGGYKGQLKTLTIRVEIDIVPNAAKSAEAQPDFRVLTQGVEIGAGWTRTGETSGRDYVSLSLAAPEFGPRRLYANLGRAAGQDDDETFALIWNPVD; translated from the coding sequence ATGCCTGCGATCGGATATGTCACCAAGCAGTCGAGCGGCGGCTACAAGGGCCAGTTGAAGACGCTGACCATCCGCGTCGAGATCGATATCGTGCCCAATGCGGCGAAAAGCGCCGAGGCACAGCCGGACTTCCGGGTCCTCACACAGGGCGTCGAGATCGGCGCGGGCTGGACGCGTACCGGCGAAACTTCGGGCCGGGACTATGTGAGCCTCAGCCTCGCCGCCCCGGAATTCGGGCCGCGCCGGCTCTACGCCAATCTCGGCCGCGCCGCCGGTCAGGACGACGATGAGACCTTCGCGCTGATCTGGAATCCCGTCGACTGA
- a CDS encoding helix-turn-helix domain-containing protein, which yields MDMRKTVGGNVRRIRLKKGLTQEQFAEISGFSQQYISGLEQGRRNPTVVTLYELATALGVSHLDLLRPDRSG from the coding sequence ATGGATATGCGCAAGACGGTCGGCGGCAATGTCAGGCGAATCAGGCTCAAAAAGGGTCTGACCCAGGAGCAGTTCGCCGAGATTTCCGGTTTCAGCCAGCAATACATCAGCGGGCTCGAACAAGGCCGCCGCAATCCAACCGTCGTGACGCTTTATGAACTCGCGACCGCGTTGGGTGTCAGTCATCTCGATCTCCTGCGTCCGGACAGATCGGGCTGA
- a CDS encoding lytic transglycosylase domain-containing protein, which produces MDILTLVLAHAIRNAEPEHDLSPLLTVSMAVEPEAGDMAQWRPLIVEAARRFGIPVDWIEAVIEAESGGRTVLDGAPITSPAGAMGLMQLMPATYAELRARHGLGPDPHDPRDNILAGTAYLREMRDRFGFPGLFAAYHAGPTRYVACLKGEEPLPEETLVYLTTLLPRIDLVAADDRKVVQRMTARASFASGKSLFFPLGGHEMRAEIGSSSDPKRPSEQHLFVGSGGKLQGESAAVDGDLFAPLSGTFR; this is translated from the coding sequence ATGGATATTCTGACGCTGGTTCTCGCGCATGCGATCCGCAACGCCGAGCCTGAACATGACCTTTCACCGCTCCTCACGGTGAGCATGGCGGTCGAGCCGGAAGCAGGGGACATGGCGCAATGGCGGCCCCTCATCGTCGAAGCCGCGCGGCGTTTCGGCATTCCGGTGGACTGGATCGAGGCCGTCATCGAGGCGGAAAGCGGTGGCCGGACCGTGCTGGACGGTGCGCCGATCACCTCGCCCGCAGGCGCGATGGGCCTGATGCAGCTGATGCCCGCGACCTATGCCGAACTGCGTGCGCGCCACGGGCTCGGGCCCGATCCGCATGATCCTCGCGACAATATTCTGGCGGGCACCGCCTATCTCCGCGAGATGCGCGACCGCTTCGGCTTTCCGGGACTTTTCGCCGCCTATCATGCCGGACCGACGCGTTATGTGGCGTGTCTGAAAGGCGAGGAACCGCTTCCCGAGGAGACCCTTGTCTATCTCACTACATTGCTGCCGCGTATCGATCTGGTCGCCGCAGACGACAGAAAAGTCGTCCAGAGAATGACCGCGCGAGCGTCATTCGCGTCAGGAAAGTCGCTCTTCTTTCCGCTCGGCGGGCATGAAATGCGTGCCGAAATCGGCTCGTCGAGCGATCCGAAGCGGCCTTCGGAACAGCATCTGTTCGTCGGTTCGGGCGGCAAATTGCAGGGCGAATCCGCAGCCGTTGATGGCGATCTATTCGCGCCGCTCTCCGGCACCTTCCGTTAG
- a CDS encoding helix-turn-helix domain-containing protein has protein sequence MSKTLRTPRQRKLLALLIKLRKAKGLTQADVAARLKRTQSFVAKYEGGERRLDIIEFVDVVQALGDDPGDVLKELYKPKG, from the coding sequence ATGTCCAAGACCCTTCGCACGCCGCGTCAACGAAAGCTGCTGGCGCTGCTGATCAAGCTTCGCAAGGCGAAGGGCCTGACGCAGGCGGATGTCGCCGCGCGGCTCAAGCGCACCCAGTCCTTTGTCGCCAAATATGAAGGCGGCGAACGCCGTCTCGATATCATCGAATTCGTCGACGTCGTGCAGGCGCTTGGTGATGATCCCGGTGACGTTCTCAAGGAACTTTACAAGCCCAAGGGCTAA
- a CDS encoding ArdC family protein, with product MRGEHNRQAGRQAGPQLYADVTAKIVAELEAGRVPWVQPWDGAKAGLGLPRNAATANAYSGINILILWSAVIERGFTVQNWLTFRQALSLGGHVRKGEKGVTLVYADRFTPKAERERAAADGDEARSIPFLKRFTVFNVAQCDGLPDDLLAPPAILPESETVPAAEALITATGAAFHVGGAMAFYMPSLDCIEVPPQAAFHEPVNYYRTCFHELGHWTGHPSRLARDLSGRFGSRAYAAEELVAEMASAFVCAALGIVPTVRHADYIASWLDLLRDDDRAIFRAASLASKAADFLLAFRAEGIEPGEGRAA from the coding sequence ATGCGCGGAGAACATAATCGTCAGGCCGGGAGGCAGGCGGGGCCGCAGCTTTATGCCGATGTGACGGCAAAGATCGTCGCGGAACTGGAAGCGGGCCGGGTGCCTTGGGTGCAACCCTGGGACGGGGCCAAGGCCGGGCTCGGTTTGCCGCGCAATGCGGCGACGGCGAACGCCTATTCGGGGATCAATATCCTGATCCTCTGGAGCGCCGTCATCGAGCGAGGCTTTACCGTCCAGAACTGGCTTACCTTCCGGCAGGCACTCTCGCTCGGCGGGCATGTCCGCAAGGGCGAGAAGGGCGTGACCCTCGTTTATGCCGACCGCTTCACGCCGAAGGCGGAGCGCGAACGCGCGGCGGCGGACGGCGACGAGGCCCGGAGCATCCCCTTCCTCAAGCGCTTCACCGTCTTCAATGTCGCGCAATGCGACGGCCTGCCGGACGACCTGCTTGCACCGCCCGCCATACTGCCGGAGAGCGAGACCGTGCCCGCCGCCGAGGCGCTGATCACGGCGACCGGGGCGGCATTTCATGTCGGCGGCGCGATGGCCTTTTATATGCCGAGCCTCGACTGCATCGAGGTGCCGCCGCAAGCGGCCTTTCACGAGCCGGTCAATTATTACCGCACCTGTTTCCACGAACTCGGCCACTGGACAGGTCACCCCTCGCGGCTGGCGCGCGATCTTTCCGGGCGCTTCGGCTCGCGCGCCTATGCGGCGGAGGAACTCGTCGCCGAAATGGCAAGCGCCTTTGTCTGCGCCGCGCTCGGCATCGTGCCGACCGTGCGACATGCTGATTACATCGCCTCATGGCTCGACCTCTTGCGCGACGACGACCGCGCCATCTTCCGCGCCGCGAGCCTCGCCTCCAAGGCAGCAGATTTCCTGCTGGCGTTCCGCGCGGAGGGCATAGAGCCGGGCGAGGGGAGGGCGGCATGA
- a CDS encoding helix-turn-helix transcriptional regulator, whose amino-acid sequence MSDGAIYKAFGRAVATRRKELGFTQADLAGRVGMSRASVANIESGRQNVLLHHVYNLASALQFSKVSDLLPTQLKPATQEDLDMILSDETLTARGKAQVTDLIASALAQRSSTKAAS is encoded by the coding sequence ATGTCGGACGGAGCTATTTACAAGGCGTTCGGGCGGGCCGTCGCGACGCGGCGGAAAGAGCTCGGATTTACTCAAGCCGATCTGGCTGGCCGGGTGGGTATGTCGCGCGCGTCTGTCGCCAATATCGAGAGTGGCCGGCAGAACGTGCTGCTGCATCACGTCTACAATCTCGCCTCGGCGCTTCAATTCTCAAAAGTCTCAGATCTGCTGCCGACCCAACTGAAACCTGCGACGCAGGAGGACTTAGACATGATCCTATCGGACGAAACTCTAACCGCGCGTGGCAAAGCCCAGGTCACCGACCTAATCGCGAGCGCGTTGGCCCAACGCAGTTCTACAAAGGCGGCGTCGTGA
- a CDS encoding helix-turn-helix transcriptional regulator yields the protein MDDDATRAANAKKGSPFLNTPQAAHYVGLSERTLEKMRVVGGGPEYRKHGRYVRYHIDDLDAWSRERAKRSTSDE from the coding sequence ATGGATGACGACGCGACCCGGGCTGCGAACGCCAAGAAGGGCAGCCCCTTTCTCAACACGCCGCAGGCCGCGCACTATGTCGGCCTCTCCGAGCGCACGCTGGAAAAGATGCGCGTCGTCGGCGGCGGCCCGGAATACCGCAAGCATGGCCGTTATGTGCGCTATCACATCGACGATCTCGACGCCTGGTCGCGGGAGCGGGCAAAGCGCTCGACCTCCGATGAATGA
- a CDS encoding S26 family signal peptidase: protein MNERLSLIAESGALIPMRSPRGPKHPRRRRRLLLWTVFGVGLIGATALFEPLPRLVWNASASAPRGLYLRLSQDFVRGDLVLARLPDEVRQLADERHYLARDALLIKRVVASRFDTVCMMGNDLYINGRHTARRLEQDGAGRPMSRWQGCERLGGYHVFLLAEGEPVSFDGRYFGPVERRLVIGRLVPLWIF, encoded by the coding sequence ATGAATGAGCGGCTCTCCCTCATCGCCGAGAGCGGCGCGCTGATTCCCATGCGGTCTCCGCGCGGCCCGAAACATCCGCGCCGCCGCAGGCGTCTTCTTCTCTGGACGGTGTTCGGCGTCGGCCTGATCGGCGCAACGGCGCTCTTCGAACCGCTGCCGCGTCTCGTCTGGAACGCGAGCGCCAGCGCGCCGCGCGGGCTCTATCTGCGTCTCTCGCAGGATTTCGTTCGGGGCGATCTGGTGCTGGCGCGATTGCCCGATGAAGTGCGGCAGCTTGCCGACGAACGGCACTACCTCGCGCGGGACGCCTTGCTGATCAAGCGCGTTGTCGCCTCCCGTTTCGACACGGTCTGCATGATGGGCAACGATCTCTATATCAACGGACGGCACACGGCGCGGCGGCTAGAGCAAGACGGCGCGGGCCGCCCGATGTCGCGCTGGCAGGGCTGCGAGCGGTTGGGCGGCTATCACGTTTTTCTTCTCGCCGAAGGCGAACCCGTCTCCTTCGACGGGCGGTATTTCGGGCCGGTTGAGCGGCGGCTCGTCATCGGCAGGCTGGTGCCGCTATGGATATTCTGA
- a CDS encoding DUF2285 domain-containing protein: MKWQNTEQYEWLQALSAHGLAWEFLRRNRAYRSAAANLGVTWPPDGSPPDETWSAGDQMSEAREWGLLLFETPDRDAREANIFWMPEFCPSVLPVVASQNVGHVSGRFLNLSRLRCRNVLIPGEDIQHLLCADQGRFLQLSVTGECLTRPVQVLANVLPMTPYSETRWRGFRRLNDLVCTETLRTKFYPPDLGARRLSRVLQALDGYLAGASQREVAIALFGAERVEADWRDPRNHLCDQVRRAIRRGRDLMNGGYLKLLR, encoded by the coding sequence ATGAAATGGCAAAACACAGAGCAATATGAGTGGCTTCAGGCCTTATCGGCGCATGGGCTTGCGTGGGAATTTTTGCGCCGCAATCGCGCCTACAGGAGCGCGGCTGCAAATCTTGGCGTGACGTGGCCGCCGGATGGCAGCCCGCCCGATGAGACCTGGTCCGCCGGCGACCAAATGTCCGAGGCACGGGAATGGGGCTTGCTCCTTTTCGAAACGCCCGATCGCGACGCGCGCGAGGCGAATATTTTCTGGATGCCGGAGTTCTGCCCGAGTGTTCTTCCGGTCGTTGCGAGCCAGAATGTCGGTCACGTGTCGGGCCGGTTTCTGAATTTAAGCCGCCTGCGATGCCGCAATGTCCTCATCCCCGGAGAAGACATTCAACATCTTCTGTGCGCCGACCAGGGCCGGTTCCTGCAACTGTCTGTTACTGGCGAATGCCTTACGCGCCCGGTGCAGGTGCTTGCGAACGTCTTGCCCATGACGCCCTATTCGGAGACAAGATGGCGCGGCTTCAGGCGGCTGAACGACCTTGTGTGCACCGAGACGCTACGAACGAAATTTTATCCGCCGGACCTTGGCGCTCGACGCCTCTCCCGAGTTCTGCAGGCGCTGGACGGCTATCTCGCTGGAGCATCCCAGCGCGAGGTCGCGATTGCGCTGTTCGGTGCGGAGCGTGTCGAGGCGGACTGGCGCGATCCGCGGAACCATCTCTGCGACCAAGTGCGCCGCGCCATCAGGCGTGGCCGTGACCTCATGAATGGCGGCTATCTGAAATTGCTGCGGTGA
- a CDS encoding ImmA/IrrE family metallo-endopeptidase codes for MKANPERAREAARAVLQDFGVKGVPVPVERIIKTRNIVLQYAPLEEDLSGMAYIKDGVGIIGVNALHHPNRQRFSAAHELAHHVLHAPEIQKSVHIDKGFRVLLRDDVSSQGIDPLEIEANAFASELLMPQEFLMDALDASGLDIEDDSGIEALARKFRVSASAMRYRLAGRF; via the coding sequence GTGAAAGCGAACCCAGAGAGGGCCAGAGAAGCCGCCCGCGCGGTCTTGCAAGACTTCGGGGTAAAAGGTGTGCCTGTTCCGGTCGAGCGCATTATCAAGACAAGAAACATTGTTCTTCAATACGCTCCGCTTGAGGAAGACCTCTCCGGAATGGCCTATATTAAAGATGGAGTTGGGATCATCGGGGTCAACGCCCTGCATCATCCCAACCGGCAACGATTCTCGGCGGCACATGAGTTGGCTCATCATGTGCTGCATGCGCCAGAGATTCAGAAATCCGTTCATATCGACAAGGGATTTCGCGTCTTGCTGCGTGACGACGTCTCTTCGCAGGGCATTGATCCGTTGGAAATTGAAGCCAACGCTTTCGCATCTGAACTGTTGATGCCGCAGGAATTCTTGATGGACGCGCTGGACGCAAGCGGTCTGGATATCGAGGATGATTCGGGCATTGAAGCGTTAGCCCGCAAATTTAGGGTAAGCGCCTCTGCGATGCGATATCGCTTGGCGGGCCGCTTCTAG